From a region of the Trichoderma atroviride chromosome 6, complete sequence genome:
- a CDS encoding uncharacterized protein (CAZy:GH36~CAZy:PL1~SECRETED:SignalP(1-26)), whose amino-acid sequence MFESPSPRRLVAALTVAASLVASAGAASPISVSGRSFALNGDNVSYRFHVDDDSNDLIGDHYGGPATEDGVFPPIIGPIQGWVDLIGRQRREFPDLGRGDFRTPAVHIKQSAGYTVSEFQYKSHSIVKGKPALQGLPSTFGDAGDVSTLVVHMYDNYSSVAADLTYSIFPKYDAIVRSVNITNNGKGNITIEKLASLSVDLPYEEFDMLELKGDWAREGMRVRRKVDYGLQGFGSTTGYSSHLHNPFFSLITPTTTESQGEAWGFSLVYTGSFSVEVEKGSQGLTRAAIGVNPFQLSWPLGPGETFTTPEAVSVFSNTGVGGMSRKFHSLYRQHLIKSKFATQMHPVLLNSWEGLGFDYNDTTILHLAQESADLGVKLFVLDDGWFGNKYPRVTDNAGLGDWVANPKRFPQGMPDFVSNVTKLKVANSSDHLEFGLWFEPEMVNPNSSLYHEHPDWAIHAGSYPRTLTRNQLVLNVALPEVQDFIIESLSNILGNASISYVKWDNNRGIHETPYPGLDYAYMLGLYRVFETLSSKFPNVRWEGCASGGGRFDPGVLQYFPHIWTSDDTDAVERIAIQFGTSLVYPPSAMGAHVSAVPNGQTGRTTPIAFRAHVAMMGGSFGFELNPANMPEDDKAQIPSIIALAEKVNPIVVKGNQWRLSLPEDSNWPAALFISDDGSEAVLFYFQIKANINNAWPVLRLQGLDASASYKIDGNQTFSGATLMNIGLQYQFNGDYDSKVVFLEKQK is encoded by the exons ATGTTTGAGTCTCCCTCTCCAAGGCGGCTGGTGGCTGCTCTCACCGTAGCTGCCAGCTTGGTGGCCTCGGCTGGTGCAGCAAGTC CCATCTCGGTCTCGGGCAGATCCTTTGCTCTCAACGGCGACAACGTCTCGTACCGCTTCCACGTCGACGACGACTCCAACGACCTCATTGGTGATCACTATGGCGGCCCAGCCACCGAAGACGGCGTCTTCCCGCCCATCATTGGCCCCATCCAAGGCTGGGTAGATCTCATCGGCCGGCAGCGTCGTGAATTCCCCGACCTGGGCCGAGGAGATTTCCGCACTCCGGCAGTGCACATCAAACAGTCGGCAGGCTACACAGTCAGCGAGTTCCAGTACAAATCACACAGcattgtcaagggcaagccCGCGCTGCAGGGCCTGCCGTCGACGTTTGGCGATGCCGGCGATGTGTCGACGCTGGTTGTGCACATGTACGACAACTATAGCtcggtggcggcggatcTGACAtactccatcttccccaagTACGATGCTATTGTACGCAGCGtcaacatcaccaacaaTGGCAAGGGTAACATCACTATCGAGAAGCTTGCCAGTCTGAGTGTCGATCTGCCATATGAGGAATTTGACATGCTGGAGCTGAAGGGCGACTGGGCTCGTGAGGGAATGCGGGTGCGCCGCAAGGTGGACTATGGTCTCCAGGG ATTTGGAAGCACGACTGGATACTCGTCTCATTTGCACAaccccttcttctcgctcatCACGCCCACGACGACCGAATCACAAGGCGAAGCGTGGGGCTTCTCTCTGGTGTATACAGGCTCATTCTCCGTAGAGGTTGAAAAGGGCTCTCAGGGGCTTACAcgcgctgccattggcgtcaACCCCTTTCAGCTCTCTTGGCCACTTGGACCGGGCGAGACTTTTACCACCCCCGAGGCTGTTTCTGTCTTCTCAAACACTGGAGTTGGCGGAATGTCGAGAAAGTTCCACAGTCTCTATCGTCAGCACCTCATCAAGAGCAAGTTTGCGACCCAAATGCACCCCGTCCTACTCAACAGCTGGGAGGGCCTTGGATTCGATTACAACGACACTACCATTTTGCATCTGGCGCAAGAGTCTGCTGACCTCGGCGTCAAGCTGTTTGTCTTGGACGATGGCTGGTTTGGTAACAAGTATCCCCGCGTAACTGACAACGCTGGCCTCGGAGACTGGGTTGCCAATCCTAAGAGATTCCCCCAAGGGATGCCAGATTTCGTCAGCAATGTCACCAAGTTAAAGGTGGCCAACTCGTCAGACCACCTCGAGTTTGGTCTCTGGTTTGAGCCAGAAATGGTCAACCCGAATTCGAGCCTGTACCACGAGCACCCCGACTGGGCAATCCACGCTGGGTCGTATCCGCGGACACTGACAAGAAACCAGCTGGTCTTGAACGTGGCCCTCCCTGAAGTACAAGACTTTATCATCGAGTCGCTGTCCAACATCCTCGGCAACGCCAGCATCTCATACGTCAAGTGGGACAACAACCGCGGCATCCACGAAACCCCCTATCCAGGCCTCGACTACGCGTACATGCTAGGCCTTTACCGTGTCTTTGAGACGCTGTCATCCAAATTCCCCAACGTGCGCTGGGAAGGCTGTGCCTCTGGCGGAGGTCGTTTTGACCCTGGTGTCTTGCAGTACTTTCCGCACATCTGGACATCTGACGACACAGACGCAGTTGAGCGCATCGCCATACAGTTTGGCACCTCGCTGGTCTACCCACCGTCGGCCATGGGCGCTCACGTCTCTGCGGTGCCCAACGGCCAGACTGGACGCACCACGCCCATTGCTTTCCGCGCCCACGTCGCCATGATGGGAGGATCCTTTGGCTTTGAGCTCAACCCGGCCAACATGCCCGAAGACGACAAGGCCCAGATCCCCAGCATCATTGCCCTGGCCGAAAAGGTGAATCCCATTGTCGTCAAGGGCAACCAGTGGCGACTGAGCCTGCCGGAAGACTCCAACTGGCCGGCGGCGCTGTTTATCTCGGACGACGGCAGCGAGGCGGTGCTGTTCTATTTCCAGATCAAGGCGAATATCAACAATGCCTGGCCggtgctgcggctgcaggGACTGGATGCGTCTGCGTCGTACAAGATTGATGGCAACCAGACGTTTTCGGGGGCGACGCTGATGAATATCGGGCTGCAGTACCAGTTTAATGGCGACTATGACAGCAAGGTGGTGTttttggagaagcagaagtaG